In a genomic window of Arthrobacter woluwensis:
- the paaB gene encoding 1,2-phenylacetyl-CoA epoxidase subunit PaaB translates to MTEQIRAEWPLYEVFIRGKRGLNHVHVGSVHAPDGQMALRHARDVYTRRNEGVSIWVVPSADIIASSPEEKDPLFAPSGDKAYRHPTFYDIPDNVPHM, encoded by the coding sequence ATGACCGAGCAGATCCGCGCCGAATGGCCGCTCTACGAGGTGTTCATCCGCGGCAAGCGCGGCCTGAACCACGTCCACGTCGGCTCCGTGCACGCCCCGGACGGTCAGATGGCCCTGCGCCACGCGCGGGACGTCTACACCCGCCGCAACGAAGGGGTGAGCATCTGGGTGGTGCCCTCCGCGGACATCATCGCGTCCAGCCCGGAGGAGAAGGACCCGCTCTTCGCCCCGAGCGGTGACAAGGCCTACCGGCATCCCACCTTCTACGACATCCCGGACAACGTCCCCCACATGTGA
- the paaC gene encoding 1,2-phenylacetyl-CoA epoxidase subunit PaaC — translation MSEAHIQPEGEHDNAYAGLLVNDAHWAFGTDFEDPLAGVDTTVPEGVDPAELAAYCLMLGDDALVFSQRLSEWCSNAPDLEEDIALANIALDLLGQSRLLLARAAAADPAMVPALPEGSPVPDEDRLAYFRDDQQFRNVRLAELPTGDFAEIIVRVLLFATWRLALFERLSRSRDAVLAAVAAKGVKELSYHRDYVGRWFVVLAQGTDESRSRLLAALQGLWPFTGELFTSHAVERSLAAAGAGVDPSEVKAEVMGVLEHVFDAARVQVPQGGSLAGVQGRLGRDGMHTEALSRMLAEMQVVARAHPEGRW, via the coding sequence ATGAGTGAAGCGCACATCCAGCCCGAAGGCGAACATGACAACGCCTACGCCGGTCTCCTGGTCAACGACGCCCACTGGGCGTTCGGGACCGACTTCGAGGACCCCCTCGCAGGCGTCGACACCACGGTGCCGGAAGGCGTGGACCCCGCGGAACTCGCGGCGTACTGCCTCATGCTCGGCGACGACGCCCTCGTCTTCTCCCAGCGGCTCTCCGAGTGGTGCAGCAACGCCCCGGACCTGGAGGAGGACATCGCCCTGGCCAACATCGCGCTGGATCTCCTCGGCCAGTCCCGGCTGCTGCTGGCCCGGGCTGCCGCCGCGGACCCGGCCATGGTGCCGGCGCTGCCCGAGGGTTCGCCGGTGCCGGACGAGGACCGGCTGGCGTACTTCCGCGATGACCAGCAGTTCCGCAACGTCCGGCTCGCGGAGCTTCCCACGGGCGACTTCGCGGAGATCATCGTCCGCGTGCTGCTCTTCGCCACCTGGCGTCTGGCCCTCTTCGAGCGCCTGAGCCGCAGCCGCGACGCCGTGCTGGCCGCGGTCGCCGCCAAGGGTGTCAAGGAACTCAGCTACCACCGGGACTACGTGGGCCGCTGGTTCGTGGTCCTCGCCCAGGGCACGGACGAGTCCCGGAGCCGGCTGCTCGCCGCGCTCCAGGGCCTCTGGCCGTTCACCGGCGAACTGTTCACCTCGCACGCCGTGGAGCGGTCGCTCGCCGCGGCCGGAGCCGGCGTCGACCCCTCCGAGGTCAAGGCCGAGGTGATGGGGGTCCTGGAGCACGTCTTCGACGCGGCCCGGGTGCAGGTCCCGCAAGGCGGTTCGCTGGCCGGGGTTCAGGGCCGTCTCGGCCGCGACGGGATGCACACCGAGGCGCTCAGCAGGATGCTCGCCGAGATGCAGGTGGTGGCACGCGCCCACCCGGAGGGACGCTGGTGA
- the paaD gene encoding 1,2-phenylacetyl-CoA epoxidase subunit PaaD, translating to MIAVDTLERAWAAAARVVDPELPMLTLIDLGVLRDIAVDDDGAVVAAITPTYSGCPAMAAMRDDLLREFQDAGLEDARVRVALEPAWTTDWITPEGRAALAAAGISPPGTAPRRSGPVTISLLPTRRAVHCPQCGSADVELSSEFGSTACKAMYRCRACLEPFDHVKEI from the coding sequence GTGATCGCCGTGGACACCCTCGAACGGGCCTGGGCCGCGGCCGCCCGCGTGGTGGACCCCGAGCTGCCCATGCTCACGCTGATCGACCTGGGCGTGCTGCGGGACATCGCGGTGGACGACGACGGCGCCGTGGTCGCCGCGATCACCCCCACCTACTCGGGGTGCCCGGCCATGGCCGCCATGCGGGACGATCTGCTGCGCGAGTTCCAGGACGCCGGCTTGGAGGACGCCCGGGTGCGGGTGGCCCTCGAACCGGCGTGGACCACGGACTGGATCACCCCCGAGGGCCGGGCGGCGCTGGCCGCCGCCGGGATCTCGCCCCCGGGGACCGCGCCGCGCCGCAGCGGACCCGTGACCATCAGCCTCCTGCCCACCCGCCGCGCGGTGCACTGCCCGCAGTGCGGGAGCGCCGACGTCGAACTCAGCTCCGAATTCGGCTCCACGGCCTGCAAGGCCATGTACCGCTGCCGGGCCTGCCTGGAGCCCTTCGACCACGTGAAGGAGATCTGA
- the paaE gene encoding 1,2-phenylacetyl-CoA epoxidase subunit PaaE, whose protein sequence is MTLIADPDTGSRTAFHPLTVSSVEALTDDSAAVTFSVPEELRELFAFDAGQSLTLRRVIDGVEHRRTYSICSPAGAAPRIGVREIPDGLFSSWLVRQVRPGDTVEVQPPSGSFRADPLLAGRHLCIAAGSGITPMLSIAATILTHPDSEVTLLYGNRTTNSVMFAEELSDLKDAHPRQLDLIHILSREPRDVELFSGRLDADRLRRLLGVLVPVQDMDHVWLCGPFAMLTEAREVLEELGVPRERIHFELFYVDEPPPQLRHADRVAEGVTSEVTVVLDGRTTTTAMQRDMSVLDSAQLVRTDLPFACKGGVCGTCRAKLCGGEVDMVRNYALEPAEIAAGFVLTCQSYPVSEELTVDFDA, encoded by the coding sequence ATGACGCTCATCGCCGACCCGGACACCGGGAGCCGCACCGCCTTCCACCCGCTCACGGTCTCCTCCGTCGAAGCGCTCACGGACGATTCCGCCGCCGTCACCTTCTCCGTGCCGGAGGAGCTGCGGGAGCTGTTCGCCTTCGACGCCGGCCAGTCCCTGACACTCCGCCGGGTGATCGACGGAGTGGAGCACCGCCGGACCTACTCGATCTGCTCACCGGCCGGCGCCGCGCCTCGGATCGGTGTGCGGGAGATCCCGGACGGGCTGTTCTCCTCGTGGCTCGTGCGTCAGGTGCGTCCCGGCGACACGGTCGAAGTGCAGCCTCCGAGCGGGAGCTTCCGGGCCGATCCGCTGCTCGCCGGACGGCACCTCTGCATCGCGGCCGGGTCCGGCATCACCCCGATGCTCTCCATCGCGGCCACGATCCTGACCCACCCGGACTCCGAGGTCACCCTTCTGTATGGCAACCGGACCACCAACTCCGTGATGTTCGCCGAGGAGCTCTCCGACCTCAAGGACGCCCATCCGCGGCAGCTGGACCTCATCCACATCCTGTCCAGGGAGCCGCGGGACGTGGAGCTGTTCTCCGGCCGGCTCGACGCCGACCGCCTCCGCAGGCTCCTCGGCGTGCTGGTGCCCGTGCAGGACATGGACCACGTGTGGCTGTGCGGGCCGTTCGCCATGCTCACCGAGGCCCGCGAGGTGCTCGAAGAGCTCGGGGTGCCCCGGGAGCGGATCCACTTCGAACTGTTCTACGTAGACGAGCCGCCGCCCCAGCTCCGGCACGCCGACCGCGTGGCCGAGGGCGTCACGAGCGAGGTGACCGTGGTCCTTGACGGCCGCACCACCACGACCGCGATGCAACGCGACATGTCCGTGCTGGACTCGGCGCAGCTGGTCCGGACGGATCTGCCGTTCGCCTGCAAGGGCGGGGTCTGCGGGACCTGCCGTGCCAAGCTCTGCGGGGGAGAGGTGGACATGGTCCGCAACTACGCGCTGGAGCCGGCGGAGATCGCGGCGGGCTTCGTCCTCACCTGCCAGAGTTACCCGGTGAGCGAGGAGCTCACGGTGGACTTCGACGCCTGA